The Hordeum vulgare subsp. vulgare chromosome 4H, MorexV3_pseudomolecules_assembly, whole genome shotgun sequence genomic interval CATCCTCCCCCGTTTGCTGCGCCCTCTCCTGGCCTGCCCTATAAAAACAGGGCAGCGAGAAGAGACACAGCACACGCAGACACGATGGCTTCTTCGTCCTCGTCGGCGCTGCTGGTTGCGGCTGTGTTGGCCGTGGTCGTGTGCGGCGCGCACGGCATCGCCAAGGTTCCCTGTGGCCCCAACATCACGGCGACCTACGTCAGCGAGTGGAAAGACGCCAAGACGACGTGGTACGGCAAGCCGACGGGCGCCGGTCCCAAGGACAACGGCGGCGCCTGCGGGTACAAGGAGGTGGACAAGGCCCCCTTCTTCGGCATGACCTCCTGCGGCAACGTCCCCATCTTCAAGGACGGCCGCGGCTGCGGCTCCTGCTTCGAGCTCAAGTGCACCAAGCCCGAGGCCTGCTCCGGCGAGCCCACCATCGTCACCATCACCGACAAGAACGAGGAGCCCATCGCGGCGTACCACTTCGACCTGTCCGGCCATGCCTTCGGCACCATGGCCAAGAAGGGCCAGGAGCAGAAGCTGCGCGACGCCGGCGAGGTGGAGATCAAGTTCCGCCGCGTCAAGTGCAAGTACCCGGAGGGCACCAAGGTGAACTTCCACGTGGAGAAGGGCTCCAGCCCCAACTACCTCGCCCTGGTTGTCAAGTTCCTCCAGGGCGACGGCGACGTGGTGGCCGTGGACATCAAGCCCAAGGGCAAGGACAAGTGGATCGAGCTCAAGGAATCGTGGGGAGCCGTTTGGAGGATCGACACACCTGACAAGCTCATCGGCCCATTCTCCGTCCGCTACACCACCGAGGGCGGCACCAAGACCGTCGCCGAGGACGTCATCCCCAAGGGCTGGAAGCCCGACACCTCCTACGAGACCAAGTGAAGTCAAGAACAAGATGCATGACTCTTCTCTTCCGTCCAGCTTAATTCATTCATTCATTTTggctcaagaagaagaagaagaaaccagcGAGACGCACATATCATATAGGAGTCCTGCATCTGCATGCATGACGAAGGTCATTCGTGCTGTCTGTATAGGGAGAGGGTCATTCATGCATGGACACCTAATACTTTGACGTCGAGAACTTCTGAGGTGCAATTTATTAGGAGGCAACCACCCAAGAATTGGCTTGCTCTCCCGTGCGCCCACACTCTCGGCCTCCGTTTCTTTTATGCATCTAAAATTCTAAATCATTTCATGACTATGAACAGATTTCATTTGGATGTTTTAAACATTAATGAGGTCCTTTATTCCGCAGTAATACATTATTCATGCCCGTAGTCTCGGTTGATAGAGTAATCTAGTAGTGCTCTAAAATGACATTTTTTTTGAAGAATATTGGTTGTTCGATTTTGTTTTCGTCTCCCAGAACA includes:
- the LOC123447478 gene encoding major pollen allergen Hol l 1-like, which encodes MASSSSSALLVAAVLAVVVCGAHGIAKVPCGPNITATYVSEWKDAKTTWYGKPTGAGPKDNGGACGYKEVDKAPFFGMTSCGNVPIFKDGRGCGSCFELKCTKPEACSGEPTIVTITDKNEEPIAAYHFDLSGHAFGTMAKKGQEQKLRDAGEVEIKFRRVKCKYPEGTKVNFHVEKGSSPNYLALVVKFLQGDGDVVAVDIKPKGKDKWIELKESWGAVWRIDTPDKLIGPFSVRYTTEGGTKTVAEDVIPKGWKPDTSYETK